A genome region from Scomber japonicus isolate fScoJap1 chromosome 15, fScoJap1.pri, whole genome shotgun sequence includes the following:
- the LOC128374444 gene encoding recoverin-like, with the protein MGNSKSGAVSKEILEDLKLNTKFTEIEIVQWYENFKKQCPTGRITKEEFQTIYTKFFPDSEANSYAQHVFRSFDTNDDGTLDFKEYIIALHLTSTGKTDRKLEWAFSLFDVDKNGYITKSEVTEICAAIFKLIPADDVESLPDDENTPEKRAEKLWHFFDKGDNERVAEGEFIQGVMENEGAIRLIQFEPGK; encoded by the exons ATGGGTAACAGCAAAAGTGGGGCTGTGTCCAAGGAGATCCTGGAGGACCTGAAGCTTAACACCAAGTTCACAGAGATTGAGATTGTCCAGTGGTACGAAAACTTCAAGAAGCAGTGTCCAACAGGCCGCATCACAAAAGAGGAGTTCCAGaccatctacaccaaattctTCCCAGACAGCGAAGCCAATTCATACGCCCAACATGTCTTCCGCTCCTTTGACACAAATGATGATGGCACACTGGACTTCAAGGAGTATATTATTGCCCTCCACTTGACGTCAACGGGGaagactgacaggaaactggaATGGGCATTCTCTCTGTTTGATGTAGATAAGAACGGATACATCACCAAGTCAGAGGTCACAGAAATTTGCGCG GCAATTTTCAAGCTGATTCCTGCAGATGATGTGGAAAGTCTGCCTGATGATGAAAACACACCCGAGAAGAGGGCAGAAAAACTATGGCACTTCTTTGATAAGGGGGACAACG aaCGAGTGGCAGAAGGAGAGTTCATCCAGGGAGTGATGGAAAATGAGGGAGCCATTCGTTTGATTCAGTTCGAACCGGGAAAGTAA
- the tmem238a gene encoding transmembrane protein 238a, whose amino-acid sequence MGLCRRLSHCKLALAFAVFMDLVGGAALLVGVFAPMEMKGQDFGDLLVYTGALFVLMSLGGWVLWYSGNIDGLKSRKELGHISSAVDRLALNLSRKIRTYRGHH is encoded by the exons ATGGGCCTGTGTAGAAGACTGTCCCACTGTAAACTGGCTCTGGCCTTTGCTGTGTTTATGGATTTAGTGGGTGGAGCTGCCCTGCTGGTGGGAGTCTTTGCCCCCATGGAGATGAAAGGTCAAGACTTTGGAGACTTGCTGGTCTATACCG GGGCCCTGTTCGTGCTGATGTCGCTGGGCGGATGGGTGCTGTGGTACAGCGGAAACATCGATGGCCTGAAGTCCAGGAAGGAGCTGGGACACATCAGCAGCGCCGTCGACCGGCTGGCTCTCAACCTCAGCCGCAAGATCCGCACCTACCGAGGCCACCACTAA
- the LOC128374427 gene encoding germ cell-specific gene 1-like protein has protein sequence MLEQMSRRNRSLLSLSLTSLALTLSVSAFCTSYWCEGTHKVVKPLCLSPVKMKNCGQNNSQPYTTETPTPDPRSPVSNVTLSPMQKEELARIRRKQLANAVHYIWETGEDKYMLRYFHTGFWLSCEKHNEGNDQEEKCRSFIELTPGETQGVLWLSVISEFMYIGLLAMGFLLMCVEVICLCAKREMNALKINAYAAMCTVLSGMMGMVAHMMYTTVFQMTVSIGPKDWRPQTWDYGWSFAMAWLSFSCCMAAAVATLNSYTKTLIEMKHRARVRLEEAHAAARAPSYEEVVRAGSGVYSVSQLIQLGQQGALMDPLWPRGAGPAVGPLACSAGGALLVGGGGIGVGNMGAVGVGMGGIMGGMGAVGGVGVGGMGVGTMGALGGVEIVGVAGGRLVDPHGMVVVEGCGAEGCEDCEREMDEIDYALHDEREDSLC, from the exons ATGCTGGAGCAGATGTCCAGACGAAACCGTTCCCTGTTGTCCCTCTCCCTCACCTCACTGGCTCTCACCTTGTCCGTCTCGGCTTTCTGCACCTCCTACTGGTGTGAGGGAACCCACAAGGTGGTGAAGCCGCTCTGTCTGTCACCAGTCAAGATGAAGAACTGCGGACAGAACAACAGCCAACCGTACACCACAG AGACCCCCACGCCAGACCCCAGGAGCCCGGTCTCCAATGTGACACTCTCGCCCATGCAGAAGGAGGAGCTGGCCAGGATCAGGAGGAAACAGCTGGCCAATGCTGTCCATTATATCTGGGAGACGGGCGAGGACAAGTACATGCTGCGCTACTTCCACACCGGCTTCTGGCTGTCCTGTGAGAAGCATAATGAAG GTAATGATCAGGAAGAAAAGTGTCGCAGCTTCATTGAGCTGACGCCGGGAGAAACTCAAG GCGTCCTCTGGCTGTCAGTCATCAGTGAGTTCATGTACATCGGTCTCCTGGCCATGGGCTTCCTGCTGATGTGTGTGGAAGTGATTTGCCTCTGTGCCAAGAGGGAGATGAACGCCCTCAAGATCAACGCCTACGCCGCCATGTGCACTGTCCTCTCAG GCATGATGGGGATGGTAGCTCATATGATGTATACCACAGTGTTTCAGATGACTGTCAGTATCGGGCCTAAAGACTGGAGACCACAGACCTGGGATTATGGATGGTCGTTTGC CATGGCCTGGCTCTCCTTCAGCTGTTGCATGGCGGCTGCCGTGGCCACACTCAACTCCTACACAAAAACCCTCATTGAAATGAAGCACCGTGCCCGTGTGAGGCTAGAAGAGGCCCACGCTGCTGCCCGCGCCCCCTCCTATGAGGAGGTGGTTCGAGCTGGCAGCGGGGTTTACTCTGTCAGCCAGCTGATTCAGcttggccagcagggggcactCATGGACCCTCTGTGGCCCCGAGGAGCGGGCCCAGCCGTCGGACCGTTGGCGTGCAGTGCTGGAGGTGCACTGCTTGTGGGCGGGGGAGGAATTGGAGTTGGAAATATGGGAGCTGTTGGGGTGGGGATGGGAGGAATAATGGGAGGTATGGGGGCAGTAGGAGGTGTTGGAGTTGGAGGAATGGGTGTGGGAACAATGGGAGCACTTGGAGGGGTCGAAATTGTTGGAGTGGCTGGAGGAAGGCTGGTGGACCCTCATggcatggtggtggtggagggatgCGGCGCTGAGGGGTGTGAAGACTGTGAACGGGAAATGGATGAGATAGATTACGCTCTGCATGATGAGAGAGAGGACTCACTCTGCTAA